The Polyangium mundeleinium genome contains the following window.
GCGTCGCGAACGATTTTCCCACGGCGCTCGACGCCGTGCGCGCCACGAGGAGCGGCACGAGCGGCCGTGGTTTGTCCCCGGACGCGGAGGTCGCCGCGAGCTTCACCGCCTCGGCGCGCTCCTTGCCGGAGAGGTTCTGCACGCTCGCGCCGCGCTTCAGCGTCATCGTCTGCGGATCGACCTCACGCGCCGAGACGAGCGCGGGCCGGCCGCACACCGTGACGTCATCGCGCTCTTCGCCCACCACGATCCGGACGCCTTTCTCCAGCGGCTCCTCGACGAGCACGGACACACGCTCCTCGCCGTGCTCGCCCTTCGCGAGGCCCGTGAAGCCGGTCCACAACGTGATCGGCGCGTCGCCTGTGCCGGCAAGCGGCGCGGCGAGCAGCGCCACGAAGCTCGCGCCGCCGGAGCCTCCGCCGGCGACGACACGCACGATCTGCCGCCCGCCCGCGAGCGTCCTCGTTTCGACCTTCGCGCCCTTCGCGATGAGATCGAGGGCCCCGCCGGGAAGCTCGATCGTCGCGCCCGACGCCGCGTCGCAGTCGGCCTCTTTCGCGCAAACGCGCGCGACGATGCCCGCCTTCGACGCGCGCACGGCGAGCGCTTGCTGACCGGCCACAGCCGGGGCGACGATCGAATCCTTGGAGGTGCTCGGTTCGGGCGCAGCTTCGGACGTCGCGAGGACGAGCGTGCCTGTGGCGAGCGTGACGAGGGCGGGGAGCGCTGTGCGGAGCCGCATGCCCGCATCCTTGCCGCGGTGGGGCCAGCGCTGCAACGGCCGTGGTTATTTCGGGACTTCGCTCGACGGGATCCAGAAGCCGCCGTCGTCGGGCGGGACAATCCCGAGGTGCTTCGGCAGGATGTTCGTCCAGCCTGCGACGGTCTCGAGCACGTAGATATCGGTATCCGCCTCGATCACGCCGATCGGCTTCGCCTTGTCGTCGCGCTTGGCGCGGATCGGGATCTCCTTGGCGGCGCGCACGAGGGGCGGGGGCTTGTCGAACGTGAGCTGCGCGCCGGCGATCTGCGTCGTGGGCGGGATGTACTGATCCTGCATCTCGCCCTTCTTCAGCGGGTCGAGGTCACGCAGGCGCGCCCACGCGTCGATGGTCAGATCGCTGCGCGACATCACGTGCACGAAGCCAAGCTTCATCTCCGTGCTCCAGAAGAGCTGCCCGGCGCCCTCCATCATGTCGAGCGAGAGAACGATGTCGCCGTTCGGCTTGTCGAAGAGCTCGATCTTCTGCTTCTTCGTCATGTACCCGCGGCCATTGCCGGGGACCTCGAACGGCTGCACGGTGCCCTTCGCGAGCGCGAACGCGTCGCAAGACGCCGTCGCTCGCACGGTCTGGTTCAGCGTGCCGCCGATCGGGATCTCCACGGTGAGCGAGTTGTGGCTGGCCTTGACGAGCTTCACCTTCTGCGCGCTCGCGATCCAGACGTGCCCGCCGTAGACGGAGATGTCGCGCGTCGTGAAGAGCGAGATGTCCGCGGGCGCGACGTACCCTTCGAGCCGCATCGCGCCGCTGCCTGCGGAGGTCGCGAGCCGCGCTCGACCGGCCGCGGGGTCGAACGGGATCTCGCTGAGCGTCATCGGGATGTACGCGCCGGTCAGGGTGGCGATGAGGTTGCCGCCGCTCGACGCGTCGAAGAGCTTGGTGTTCTTGGAGGGAGGGTAGGTGCCTTTGATCGAGCAGGTGGGCGCTGTGACCGTGGGCTCCGCCGCGGCCGATGCCTCGTCCGCGTGGGCCACGGGCGCGCCGCCGGCCCCGGCGAACAGCCAGAGACCGACGAGAGCCCCACCCCATGCTAAGAATCCACGCTTCATGTCCGTCTCCCCAGTGCGAGTTTCATCCGAGTCGGATGCAGGGAAATGACACGAAGGACGCAACCGAGCGAAGGATGATGCAACCCGTCGAGCTTTCGTTTGCTTCCCCACGGAAGCTGCCCAAACCCAAGGATCTCTGCGGAAATGTGGTGGTCCTGGACATCGCCTTCGCCTCGGAGGCGGGGGGCAAGAGCTTCGAGACGGTGACGTTGCCTTTCATCGAAGCGCTCGGATCGCGGCTCCGCGCGTGGGTCGATCACCACGACAGCCTGCATCACGCGCGGTACGCCGAGGACGCTCGATTCGTGCTTTCCACGAAGGCGGAGCACGGCGCCTGCCCGGAGATGATCACGCCCGCGATCGTGGCGCGCGCCGGGCGCATCGACACGCTCGTCTGCCACGTGGATTTCGACGGCCTGGCGAGCGGGGCCAAGTGGCTGCGTGGCGGCGAGGAGCCGTATCCGGGCTGCGACGCGGACGCGCGGGCGATCGACACGCGCATCGGCACGCCAGGCCCGATCGCGCAGCGCATCGATCGGGCGCTCCGTGCGCGGCCGCGGGATCATGCGCTCTTCGGGCTCATCGTGCGGCACCTCGCGACGGGCCTCACGGACGCGTCACTCTGGCAGCCGATCGACGCCGCCGGCGCAGAGCTCGCGCCACTCGAAGCCGAGTCGCGCAGGCTCGCGAAGTCGTTCGCGCGCGTCGAGCCCGGGATCGTGATCGTCGACGCGACGACACGGAGAGGCCCGTACGACAAGACGTTGCTCCTCCTCGTCGGTCAGGAGCGGGCGACCGTGTCGGCCGTGATCGACGGGGACAATGTGACGTTCGCAGCCGCGTTCGACAGCGGGATCAACTTCCTGGAGAAGTTCGGGATCTCCGGCGGCATGCCGACGGTCGTGTCGATCCACCGATCAAAGCTCACCTCGGCACTCGAAGCGCTCGGCGTGAAGCCGACGGAAGCGTCGCGCTTCGCCTAGATCGCCAACAAGGCCGCGCCGATCACGCCCGCGCTGTCGCCGAGTTTGTTCTTCAGGATCGGCGTGCGGAGCTCGTCGTTGAACACGAGCGCGGCCACGCGCTCACGGCCCTCGTCGTAGAGAACGTTCAGGTTCGAAAGACCGCCGCCGAGCACGATCGCGCTCGGATCGACGATGTCGATCACGTTCGCAAGGCCGCGGGCAAACGCTTCGAGAAACCCTTCGATCGCGGCCGCGGCGTAAGGATCCTCGGCGCGACACGCGGCGATCTCGGAGGCCGAGAGCGAGCGGCCCGCGCGGCGCGTGTAGTCCGCCTCGACGGCGGGCCCGCTCGCGAAGAGCTCGAGGCAGCCGCGATGCCCGCAGTAACAGACAGGCCCGCGGTCGGGGAACACGGCGTGGTGGCCCCACTCGCCGGCGATGCCATGTTCGCCCGGCCAAACCTCCCCGCGGAGGACGAGCGCGCCCCCCACGCCGGTCCCGAGGATCACGCCGAAGACGACGCCGCCCACGTGCGCGGAGGCCGCGCCGAGCCGCGCCTCGGCGAGCGCGAAGCAGTTCGCGTCGTTGTCGAAGACAATCGATCGATCCAGGAGGCGCTCGAGATCCGCGCGGAAAGGACGGCCGTTGAGGCAGGTCGTGTTCGAGTTCTTCACGAGGCCCGCGCCCGTCACGCCACCCGGCATGCCCACGCCGAGGGGGATCGTCTTCGCGTCGAGGTTCGCTTCCGCAGCGACGTCGCGCACGAGCGCCGCGACAGCGTCGAGGATGCCCTCGTAGCCACACTCGCGCGGCGTCCAGACACGTCGGCGGAGGTCCACCGCCGGCGCGTCTGTCTCCGCCTCCCGGAGCACGACGGCCTCGATCTTCGTGCCGCCCAGATCCACCCCGATCGCGATCGGCTGGCGCATGCCGGGGGTGTACCCGCGGGGCCTCGCCGCGTCCATGACGCGCCCGAGAAGACCCGATCCATGCGAGCATCCCGCCGCCCGTGACGAACGCGCCCAGCCCGCTCGCCTCCCCTGCCCTCTCACGGCCCCACGCCTGGGCCCTCGCGCTCACCGCGACCTTGACGATGGCCGTCAGCTACGTCGATCGCCAGGCCCTCGCCGCGCTCGCGCCGACCGTCTCGAAGGTCTTCGACCTCTCGGACACGCAGTACGGCTGGCTCGTCTCGGCCTTCTCGGTCGCCTACCTCGCGGGCGCTCCGTTCGCAGGCTGGCTCGTCGATCACCTCGGCGCGCGTCGAGGCTTGCTCGGCGCCGTGGTCGCGTGGTCGTTCGTCGCCGCCGCACACGCGCTCGCGCCGAGCTTCACGGGCCTGCTCGTGTTGCGCATCGCGCTCGGCCTCACCGAATCCCCTTCGTTCCCCGGCGCGGCGCAGACGATCCAGCGCGTGCTCCCGCCGGCCGATCGCGCCCGCGGCTTCGGGTTCCTGTTCACGGGCAGCTCCCTCGGCGCCATCGTCGCGCCGCAGCTCGCGCCGTTCCTGGAGAAGACCTGGGGCCTTCGGATCGCGTTCCTCGGCACGGCGATCGTGGGGCTCGCGTGGGTGCCGCTCTGGCTCCTCCTCGCGTGGCGGAGCCCGGCGCGCGAGGTGCTCGACGCGACGCCCACGGCCTCCGGAAAGCGCCCGAGCGCGCGGTTGGTCCTGACGCACCCGACGGTGCTGCGCGCCACGCTCGCGATCCTGGCATCGGCGCCCGCGATCGGGTTCCTGCTCAATTGGGGCTCCAAGTATCTCGTGGCGTCGCACCACATCGCGCAGGCAAACGTGGGTCCTTACCTCGTGATCCCGCTCGTGCTCTTCGACGCCGGGTCGATCCTCTTCGGTCACTTCGCCAGCGTGCGCGCCCAATCCCGCGTGGATGGCGCGCCCGATCGTGTCCTCTTCGCCATCGCGACGCTCTTCGCGCTCGTGACGGCGGCGACGCCGTTTGGGCGCACGCCCGTCGAGTCGATGGTGCTCGGCGGCCTCGGCCTCGCCGGCGGCGGCGGGATCTTCGCGCTGCTCACGGCGGACATGCTCTCGCGTGTCTCGCCCTCGGTCGCCTCGGCGGCGAGCGGCGTCGCGGCGGCCGCGCAGTCGATCGCGTACATCGTCGCGGCCCCGATCGTGGGCAAGCTGATCGACACGTCGGGCAGCTATACGCTGCCCTTTCTCGTGGTGGGTGCGTGGATCCTCCCGGGCTGCGTCGCGTGGCTCGCGTGGTCGCCGCCCGGGGTGGAGGGCTCGGATCGGACCGAGGACGCTCAGAGACGGAGCGAATAGAACTCGACGACCCGCTGCACGTCGACCGGGAACAACGCCGACGTGGAATCCGGCATCGCCGCGATCTTGGCGCTGAACGTGGCCTTGTCGACGTTCAACCACGACGCATGCAGGATCGTCTCGTCCGCGATCGCGGCGAGCACGTGCGGGTTTTTCCAGACCTTGGGGACGAGCGAGATCGTCTGCCCCTGGCTGACCCGGAACGAGGCGACGTCGACGCGTTGCCCGTTGACGTGCACGAAGCCATGGCAAACGAGCTGCCGCGCGGCGGGAATCGTGCGCGCGAAGCCCGCGCGGAACACGACGTTGTCGAGGCGTCGCTCGAGCAACTCGATGAGTTTCTCGCCGGGCGCGGCCTTGCTTCGCCCAGCTTCGACCATGAGGCGCCGGAGCTGGACCTCGCTGACGCCGTAGCCAAATCGGAGCTTTTGCTTCTCGATCAGGCGGACCTTGTACTCGGAGAGCTTGTGCCGCGCCTGCCCGTGCTGGCCGGGCGGGTACGGACGTCGTTCGATCTTCTTGCGCGAAAATCCCGGCAGATCGCAGCCCAGGGCGCGCATCACGCGAACGCGGGGACCTGTGTAACGACTCATGGGGACGGAACCTACTGCGAGGGCCTGAAAACGACAATGAAAATCGTTTTCATTAACAAGCGCACCGGCGGAGTGCGTCACGCCACACACCTTCCGGCGGCGCCTGGTTCAGGCGGGCAACGCGAGGTTCCGCCGGATCCGCGCGTGCGGATCTTCGAGGTTCGGCACGAACACCTGCCCGGTGATCGCTTCAAACGCCTCGATGTACCGGCGCGCCGCCTCGACCCGCACATCGTCCGGGATCGTAGGAATCGGCCCGTCCCCCGTGAACCCCGTGCCCGCGAGCCAGCGGCGCACGTACTCCTTGTCGAACGACTCGGGCTCTTCGCCCTGCGCGCGGCGTGCGTCGTATGTCCGGGCAAACCAGAAGCGCGACGAGTCCGGCGTGTGGATCTCGTCGATGACCACGATCCGCCCGTCCTTCGTCTTGCCGAGCTCGTACTTCGTGTCGACGAGGATGAGCCCGCGCTCCTCGCAGCGCTTTTGCCCGAACGCGAAGAGCGCCATCACCATCTCGGCCGCTTCGTCGAAGTCCCGCGCGCTGATCACGCCCTCGGCCAGGATCTCCTCCCGCGACGCGGAGACGTCGTGCCCGCCCTTCGGCGCCTTCGTGCTCGGCGTCAGGATCGGCGCAGGCAAGCGGTCGTTCTTGTGCAGCCCGTCCGGCAGGGGATGGCCGCAAAAGACACGCTCGCCGCGGGCGTAATGGGTCCAGATGCTCGTGGAGGTCACGCCCGTGACGTACGCGCGCACGACCATCTCGACGGGCAACGGCGTGCACTCGACGGCCTCGACCACGTTCGGATCCGGCACCGAGATCACGTGGTTCGGCGCGATGTGCTTCGTCGCCTCGAACCAGTGCGCCGCGAGCAGGTTCAGGACCTGCCCCTTGAGCGGCAACGTGCCGAGCACACGATCAAAAGCGCTGATCCGATCGGTCGCCACGAGGAACCGCCGACCATCGCCCGTGGTGTAATTGTCCCGGACCTTCCCTTCGTATTTCGCGCCGAGCGCCCCGAAATCCGTGTGGTCGAGGGTCGTCCGGAGCGCTTCGCGGAGGGTGTCTGCGGAAACCATGGCGCCCGGACCTTAGCGCAAGATTTGCGCGGCGCAGCAAGCCGGTTCTTTTCAGCTCGGCGGGGTGCTAAAGGGCCGCGCATGAGCACTCGGAAGAAGATCGCACTCATCGGGGCCGGCAACATCGGCGGCGAGCTCGCGGCGCTCTGCGCCCGCAAGGAACTCGGCGACATCGTTCTCTTCGACATCCCGGCGAAGGCTGACTTCGCCAAGGGCAAGGCCCTCGATCTCGAGCAGAACTCGAGCGTCATCGGCTACGACGCGAAGATCACCGGCTCGAGCGACTGGAAGGACTGCGCCGGTGCCGACGTCGTGATCATCACCGCGGGCATCCCGCGCAAGCCCGGCCAGAGCCGCGACGACCTCGTCGCGACGAACCTGCCCATCATCCGCAGCGTCGCGGCGGGCGTGAAGGAGCACTGTCCGGATGCGTTCGTGATCGTCATCTCGAACCCGCTCGACGCGATGGTCTACGAGCTCAAGCGCGCCACGGGCCTGCCCCGCGAGCGCGTCGTCGGCATGGCCGGCGTGCTCGACAGCGCGCGCTTCCAGCTCTTCCTCGCGCGGGAAGCCAACGTCAGCATCAAGGACGTCCGCGCCATGGTGCTCGGCGGCCACGGCGACGACATGGTCCCCGTGCTCAGCGCGACCACGATCAACGGCGTCGCGGCGACCGAGCTCATCGCGCGCGAGAAGCTCGACGCGATCATCGCCCGCACCCGCACGGGCGGCGGCGAGATCGTGAAGCTCATGGGCACGAGCGCCTACTACGCTCCGGCGTCGGCCGCGGTCGCGATGGCCGAGGCGTTCCTCCTCGACCAGAAGCGCCTCCTGCCGAGCGCCGTCTACCTCGACGGCGAGTACGGCTACAAGGACCTCTTCATGGGCGTGCCCGTCATCATCGGCGGCCGCGGCGTCGAGAAGATCCTCGAGATCAAGCTGACGGACGACGAGAAGGCGATGCTCGCGAAGAGCGCGAAGAGCGTGCAGGGCATCACCGACGTCGTGAAGGCCACGCCGGCCGCGTGACCATGCAGCAGCGGGGCATCACGGTCCCGCTCCTCGATCTGCGCGCGCTCCATCGCGCGATCCGCGAAGAGATCGATCAGGCCATCGCTCGCGTCGTCGAGGCGCAGGCGTTCGTCCTCGGAGAAGAGGTTCGCCTCTTCGAGGAGGCGATCGCCGCGCGCCTCGGCGCCGCGCACGCGATCGGCGTGGCCTCGGGCAGCGACGCGCTCCTGCTCTCGCTCATCGCTTCGGGTGTAGGCCCAGGCGACGAGGTCGTGACCACGCCGTTCACGTTCTTCGCGACCGCAGGCGCCATCGCGCGGCTCGGCGCGCGGCCCGTATTCGTCGACATCGAGCCCGGATCGTGGAACCTCGATCCCGACCGCGTGCGCGTGGCGCTCGGCCCGCGCACGCGCGCGATCGTGCCCGTGCACCTCTACGGCCGCGTCGCGCGCATGGAAGCTTGGCTCGACGAGGCGCGCGCGCGCGGCGTCGCCGTCGTCGAGGACGCCGCGCAGGCGATCGACGCGCGGCGGGGCGGGCGCGCGGCCGGCACGATCGGCACGTTCGGCTGCCTCTCGTTTTTCCCGAGCAAGAACCTCGGGGCCTTCGGCGACGGCGGGCTCATCCTGACAAACGATCCCGACAAAGCCACGCGGGTGCGCCGGCTCCGCACGCACGGCGGCGAAAAGATGTACCGGCACGACGAGGTCGGCATGAACAGCCGCCTCGACGCGATCCAGGCCGCGGTTTTACGCGCCAAGCTCCCCTACCTCGACGGCTGGACCGAGGCGCGGCGCGCCATCGCCGATCGATATCGCGCCCTCTTCGCCGAGGCGGGCCTCTCCGATTTCGTCCGCCCTGCCGAGGACGATCCCGAAGGCCGCCACGTTTATCACCAATTCACGATTCGGGCCGCCCGTCGAGACGATCTCCGCGCGTTCCTCGAATCCGCCGGCGTTGGCACCGCCGTCTACTACCCGGTCCCGCTGCATTTGCAGCCTTGCTTCGCGCACCTCGGCCACGAAGCGGGGGACTTCCCGGAAACCGAGCGCGCCTGCCGCGAGGTGCTCTCGCTCCCCATTTCGCCGACGTTGACGCCGGAACAGCAGCACATCGTGGTCGATCGCATTCGCGCATTTTATTCCTGATCACGTTCCAACACGAAACGGCTGGGGGCATGTTCGAAGACGTCGACGTCGCGATCGTGGGTGCGGGTCCCGTGGGCACGCTGATGGCCAACCTGCTCGGCAGGCACGGGCTCCGCGTGGTCGTGCTCGAACGCGAGAGCACGCCCCACGGCACCCCACGCGCCTTCTCCTGCGACGACGAGGCCATGCGCGTCTATCAGCAGGCCGGGCTCGACCACGAGCTCTCCGCGACCACCTACGCCTGCCCGGAGGCCGCGTTCACCGATGCAAGCGGACGTGCCTTCGCGAAGCTCGTCTTCCGCGGGCTCGATTTCGGCCATGGGTTTCCCGCGCTGAACTTCTTTCACCAGCCCACGCTGGAGGCCATCCTGCGGCGCGGGCTCGCTCGATTCGAAGGCGTGTCGTTGCGGCTCGGGCACGAGGTCCTCGCGATGGACGAGGATGCGGAGCGAGCGCGGCTGACGATGCGGGATCCGAACGGAGAAACGCGTGACCTGCGCGCGCGTTACGTGCTCGGGTGCGACGGGCGCAAGAGCACGATCCGCAAGCTCGCGGGCATCGCCTACGAGGGCCGCCGGTACGAGGAGCCGTGGATCGCCATCTCCGGCGTGATGGACGAAATCCCCGAGACGATGCCGCTCGCGCGTTTCGTCTGTGATCCGGCGCGGCCCGGCTTCGTGGCGCGCGGGACCGAGAACCAGTGCCGCATGGAATTCATGATGCAGCCGGGCGAAACGCGCGAATCGATCGAGAAGCCCACGTCGATCGCGCGGCTGATCGCGCCGTACGTGGATCCCGACAAAATCCGCATTCAGCGAGCGAGCGTGTACACGTTCGAGGCGAAGACGGCCACGCAATGGCGCAAGGGCCGTTTTTTTCTGCTGGGCGACGCGGCGCACACGATGCCGCCGTTCATGGGGCAAGGGCTCGTGTCGGGGCTCCGGGACGCGGCGAACCTCGCGTGGAAACTCGCGCTTTGCATCACGGGGCGCGCGAGCGAGCGGTTGCTCGATACGTACGAACGGGAGCGACGGCCGCACCTGCTCGCGATGACGGAGATCAGCATCCGGCTCGGGCATGTCTTTCTCGTGCGCGACGCGCGCGCGGCGGCGGTGCGCGACGTGGTCTTTCGCGGGCTCGATCGGGTGAGCCGTGTACGCAAGTTCATTCGGGACATGGAGTTCAAGCCGAAGCCGACGTGCGACGAGGGAATGATGCGGGGCGGGCGGCGTCGGCGCGGGCGCTTCGACGGGGCGCCAGGCGTGGTCCCGCGGTATCCGGAAGGTACGTATTTCCCGCAGCCGTTCGTGCGTGACGCCTCGGGCGCGCGCATGCGGCTCGACGATACATTCGGGGCGGGATTTGCCGTGCTCGGCTTCGGGCTCGATCCACGCGAGAGGATCCAGGACGAACCGTTCTGGAAAGGGCTCGGCACGCAATTTTTCCGGGTCCTCCCGGCGGGGAGCGGAGCGCGGGAAGGCGCGCTCGTCGACGAGGACGGCGCGCTCGAACGGTGGTTTGTCCGGTATGGCGCGGCGCTCGTGATCGTGCGGCCGGATCGTTATGTCTTCGGAGGCTTTTCCCGCACGGAGGCGGCGCAGGCGGAGGGCGCGTTACGCCGAGCCCTCGGCTAACGCGCTCGACGAGCCCCAGCGGCGCGTGATCGTAAGCATCGGCTGCGCGTTCGGCCGCATGAAATCGTCGGGAGACAACGTAGAAAGCCCCCTCCTCCGATCCGGAAGAGGGGGCTTCCACACGTCACGTAGAAAAGCGCTCAGCCCATGTGCGCGATGATCGCGTCACCGAACTCGGAGCACTTCACCTCTTTCGCGCCCTCCATGAGGCGCGCGAAATCGTAGGTCACGGTCTTCGCGCCGATCGCGCCGTCCATGCCCTTGTTGATGAGCTCCGCGGCCTCGACCCAGCCCATGTGCCGCAGCATCATCTCGCCCGACAGGATGACCGAGCCGGGGTTCACCTTGTCGAGGTTCGCGTACTTCGGCGCCGTGCCGTGCGTGGCCTCGAAGACCGCGTGGCCCGTCACGTAGTTGATGTTGCCGCCCGGCGCGATGCCGATGCCGCCGATCTGCGCCGCGAGCGCGTCCGAGAGGTAATCGCCGTTGAGGTTCAACGTCGCGATCACGTCGAAATCACGCGGCCGCGTCAGCACCTGCTGGAGCGTGATGTCCGCGATCGAGTCCTTGACGCGGAGCATCTTCTTCCACTTGCCGCCGCCGTGCGTGTCCCAGAGCTTGAGCGCCTCCTCGACCTCGGCGCGGAACTCCGCCTGCATGTCCGGCGGCGCCATGTCGTAGCCAGGCTCGATCTCCTTGGCGTTCTGCTCGACCGTGATCTCCGGGTTCTTCTCCTTGTTCCCGAGGATCCACGTCTCGCGCTCCGTCACCACCTTGTCCCGGAAATCGTGCTGCGCGAGCGAATAGCCCCACGCCTTGAACGCGCCTTCCGTGAACTTCATGATGTTGCCCTTGTGCACGAACGTGACGCTCTTCCGGTTGTACCGGAGGGCGTAGTCGATCGCCCCGCGCACCA
Protein-coding sequences here:
- a CDS encoding ROK family protein; the encoded protein is MRQPIAIGVDLGGTKIEAVVLREAETDAPAVDLRRRVWTPRECGYEGILDAVAALVRDVAAEANLDAKTIPLGVGMPGGVTGAGLVKNSNTTCLNGRPFRADLERLLDRSIVFDNDANCFALAEARLGAASAHVGGVVFGVILGTGVGGALVLRGEVWPGEHGIAGEWGHHAVFPDRGPVCYCGHRGCLELFASGPAVEADYTRRAGRSLSASEIAACRAEDPYAAAAIEGFLEAFARGLANVIDIVDPSAIVLGGGLSNLNVLYDEGRERVAALVFNDELRTPILKNKLGDSAGVIGAALLAI
- a CDS encoding MFS transporter; the protein is MTNAPSPLASPALSRPHAWALALTATLTMAVSYVDRQALAALAPTVSKVFDLSDTQYGWLVSAFSVAYLAGAPFAGWLVDHLGARRGLLGAVVAWSFVAAAHALAPSFTGLLVLRIALGLTESPSFPGAAQTIQRVLPPADRARGFGFLFTGSSLGAIVAPQLAPFLEKTWGLRIAFLGTAIVGLAWVPLWLLLAWRSPAREVLDATPTASGKRPSARLVLTHPTVLRATLAILASAPAIGFLLNWGSKYLVASHHIAQANVGPYLVIPLVLFDAGSILFGHFASVRAQSRVDGAPDRVLFAIATLFALVTAATPFGRTPVESMVLGGLGLAGGGGIFALLTADMLSRVSPSVASAASGVAAAAQSIAYIVAAPIVGKLIDTSGSYTLPFLVVGAWILPGCVAWLAWSPPGVEGSDRTEDAQRRSE
- the rpsD gene encoding 30S ribosomal protein S4; this encodes MSRYTGPRVRVMRALGCDLPGFSRKKIERRPYPPGQHGQARHKLSEYKVRLIEKQKLRFGYGVSEVQLRRLMVEAGRSKAAPGEKLIELLERRLDNVVFRAGFARTIPAARQLVCHGFVHVNGQRVDVASFRVSQGQTISLVPKVWKNPHVLAAIADETILHASWLNVDKATFSAKIAAMPDSTSALFPVDVQRVVEFYSLRL
- a CDS encoding phosphoribosylaminoimidazolesuccinocarboxamide synthase; the protein is MVSADTLREALRTTLDHTDFGALGAKYEGKVRDNYTTGDGRRFLVATDRISAFDRVLGTLPLKGQVLNLLAAHWFEATKHIAPNHVISVPDPNVVEAVECTPLPVEMVVRAYVTGVTSTSIWTHYARGERVFCGHPLPDGLHKNDRLPAPILTPSTKAPKGGHDVSASREEILAEGVISARDFDEAAEMVMALFAFGQKRCEERGLILVDTKYELGKTKDGRIVVIDEIHTPDSSRFWFARTYDARRAQGEEPESFDKEYVRRWLAGTGFTGDGPIPTIPDDVRVEAARRYIEAFEAITGQVFVPNLEDPHARIRRNLALPA
- the mdh gene encoding malate dehydrogenase, whose protein sequence is MSTRKKIALIGAGNIGGELAALCARKELGDIVLFDIPAKADFAKGKALDLEQNSSVIGYDAKITGSSDWKDCAGADVVIITAGIPRKPGQSRDDLVATNLPIIRSVAAGVKEHCPDAFVIVISNPLDAMVYELKRATGLPRERVVGMAGVLDSARFQLFLAREANVSIKDVRAMVLGGHGDDMVPVLSATTINGVAATELIAREKLDAIIARTRTGGGEIVKLMGTSAYYAPASAAVAMAEAFLLDQKRLLPSAVYLDGEYGYKDLFMGVPVIIGGRGVEKILEIKLTDDEKAMLAKSAKSVQGITDVVKATPAA
- a CDS encoding DegT/DnrJ/EryC1/StrS family aminotransferase; amino-acid sequence: MQQRGITVPLLDLRALHRAIREEIDQAIARVVEAQAFVLGEEVRLFEEAIAARLGAAHAIGVASGSDALLLSLIASGVGPGDEVVTTPFTFFATAGAIARLGARPVFVDIEPGSWNLDPDRVRVALGPRTRAIVPVHLYGRVARMEAWLDEARARGVAVVEDAAQAIDARRGGRAAGTIGTFGCLSFFPSKNLGAFGDGGLILTNDPDKATRVRRLRTHGGEKMYRHDEVGMNSRLDAIQAAVLRAKLPYLDGWTEARRAIADRYRALFAEAGLSDFVRPAEDDPEGRHVYHQFTIRAARRDDLRAFLESAGVGTAVYYPVPLHLQPCFAHLGHEAGDFPETERACREVLSLPISPTLTPEQQHIVVDRIRAFYS
- the mhpA gene encoding bifunctional 3-(3-hydroxy-phenyl)propionate/3-hydroxycinnamic acid hydroxylase MhpA; the encoded protein is MFEDVDVAIVGAGPVGTLMANLLGRHGLRVVVLERESTPHGTPRAFSCDDEAMRVYQQAGLDHELSATTYACPEAAFTDASGRAFAKLVFRGLDFGHGFPALNFFHQPTLEAILRRGLARFEGVSLRLGHEVLAMDEDAERARLTMRDPNGETRDLRARYVLGCDGRKSTIRKLAGIAYEGRRYEEPWIAISGVMDEIPETMPLARFVCDPARPGFVARGTENQCRMEFMMQPGETRESIEKPTSIARLIAPYVDPDKIRIQRASVYTFEAKTATQWRKGRFFLLGDAAHTMPPFMGQGLVSGLRDAANLAWKLALCITGRASERLLDTYERERRPHLLAMTEISIRLGHVFLVRDARAAAVRDVVFRGLDRVSRVRKFIRDMEFKPKPTCDEGMMRGGRRRRGRFDGAPGVVPRYPEGTYFPQPFVRDASGARMRLDDTFGAGFAVLGFGLDPRERIQDEPFWKGLGTQFFRVLPAGSGAREGALVDEDGALERWFVRYGAALVIVRPDRYVFGGFSRTEAAQAEGALRRALG
- the icd gene encoding NADP-dependent isocitrate dehydrogenase, whose amino-acid sequence is MREFPKPSAGEAITMSSSGQLQVPDQPIIPFIEGDGTGPDIWRASQRVLDAAVEKAYGGKKKIAWYEVYAGEKAFNTFGEWLPQGTVEAYRQYLVGIKGPLTTPIGKGIRSLNVALRQMLDLYVCLRPVRWYKGVPSPVKDPGAVDMVIFRENTEDIYAGIEWEAESPEAKKVIAFLQNEMGVKKIRFPETSGIGIKPVSREGTERLVRGAIDYALRYNRKSVTFVHKGNIMKFTEGAFKAWGYSLAQHDFRDKVVTERETWILGNKEKNPEITVEQNAKEIEPGYDMAPPDMQAEFRAEVEEALKLWDTHGGGKWKKMLRVKDSIADITLQQVLTRPRDFDVIATLNLNGDYLSDALAAQIGGIGIAPGGNINYVTGHAVFEATHGTAPKYANLDKVNPGSVILSGEMMLRHMGWVEAAELINKGMDGAIGAKTVTYDFARLMEGAKEVKCSEFGDAIIAHMG